One Aliiroseovarius sediminilitoris DNA window includes the following coding sequences:
- a CDS encoding peroxiredoxin: MTLSVGDKLPDATLLRMGADGPESVELSSLTKGNRVVIFALPGAYTGTCTTAHVPSFIRTKPEFDKKGVDAVICISVNDPFVMDAWGESTGAAAAGITMLGDAEGTFTRAVGMSFDAPPAGLINRSRRYALYAEDGVVKVLNAEENAGVCETSGGEALLADLPA; the protein is encoded by the coding sequence ATGACACTTTCAGTAGGTGACAAACTGCCCGACGCGACCTTGTTGCGGATGGGTGCGGACGGACCAGAATCGGTCGAGCTTTCGTCACTGACGAAGGGGAACAGGGTGGTGATATTCGCGTTGCCTGGTGCCTATACCGGCACTTGCACGACGGCGCATGTTCCCAGCTTCATACGGACAAAACCGGAGTTCGATAAGAAAGGCGTCGACGCGGTGATTTGTATTTCCGTCAATGACCCGTTCGTCATGGACGCATGGGGCGAAAGCACAGGTGCGGCTGCGGCAGGCATCACCATGTTAGGCGATGCAGAAGGTACGTTTACACGAGCTGTCGGTATGAGCTTCGACGCCCCACCTGCGGGCTTGATTAACCGCTCGCGCCGTTATGCGCTGTATGCGGAAGACGGTGTGGTCAAAGTGCTGAATGCCGAAGAAAACGCCGGGGTATGCGAAACCTCGGGCGGCGAGGCATTGTTGGCGGACCTGCCGGCCTAG
- a CDS encoding NAD(P)/FAD-dependent oxidoreductase, with product MSHIVVIGAGQAGASLVAKLRNSGFDGDITLIGAEPAPPYQRPPLSKAYLLGQMELERLYLRPESFYSENNITLRLDTRVDAIDAASREVVIGDERVPYDQLALTTGSAPRHLPAAIGGTLEGVHVVRTLEDVDRMAAEFAQDRRVLIIGGGYIGLEAASVAAKKGLGVTLVEMADRILQRVAAPETSDYFRTLHRAHGVDIREGVGLDRLTGDGRVTGAVLSDGSSLDVDFAVVGVGISPCTSLAEAAGLEIDNGIKTDAQGRTSDPAIWAAGDCASFPYRGTRIRLESVPNAIDQAEVVARNMMGENVKYVAKPWFWSDQYEVKLQIAGLNAGYDNIVSRTGEHEGSMSFWYYQGDTLLAVDAMNDPRAYMIGKRLIEGSKSPDKAIIADPTADLKPLLK from the coding sequence ATGTCTCACATTGTTGTCATCGGCGCCGGGCAAGCCGGTGCGTCCTTGGTTGCAAAGCTGCGGAATTCCGGATTTGACGGAGACATCACCCTGATCGGGGCCGAGCCTGCACCGCCCTACCAACGCCCGCCGCTGTCAAAGGCGTATCTGCTGGGTCAGATGGAGTTGGAACGCCTTTATCTACGCCCCGAGAGCTTTTATTCGGAGAACAACATCACGCTACGACTGGACACCCGTGTGGACGCGATTGATGCAGCGTCGCGCGAGGTGGTGATCGGTGATGAACGCGTTCCTTACGATCAACTGGCTCTGACCACGGGATCTGCACCGCGACACCTGCCCGCCGCGATTGGCGGCACGCTTGAGGGTGTGCATGTGGTGCGCACACTGGAAGACGTCGACAGAATGGCCGCCGAGTTCGCGCAAGACCGCCGCGTGTTGATCATTGGTGGCGGCTACATCGGACTGGAAGCTGCCTCGGTTGCCGCCAAGAAGGGTCTTGGGGTTACGCTGGTGGAAATGGCAGATCGCATCCTGCAACGGGTCGCCGCACCTGAGACGTCGGATTATTTCCGCACCCTGCATCGCGCCCACGGGGTTGATATTCGCGAAGGGGTCGGGCTGGATCGGCTGACCGGCGACGGTCGTGTGACGGGAGCGGTGTTGTCGGACGGCAGCTCGCTTGACGTTGATTTCGCGGTGGTTGGTGTGGGGATATCACCGTGCACCTCACTGGCCGAAGCAGCCGGGCTTGAGATTGACAACGGAATTAAGACCGACGCGCAAGGCCGCACGTCAGACCCTGCAATCTGGGCGGCGGGCGATTGCGCCTCTTTCCCCTATCGCGGCACGCGTATCCGGCTGGAAAGCGTGCCCAATGCCATTGATCAGGCAGAGGTGGTCGCGCGCAACATGATGGGCGAAAACGTCAAATATGTTGCCAAACCGTGGTTCTGGTCGGATCAGTATGAGGTAAAACTGCAAATCGCAGGTCTGAACGCAGGCTATGACAACATCGTGTCGCGGACAGGCGAACACGAGGGCAGCATGAGCTTCTGGTATTATCAGGGTGATACGCTTCTGGCGGTGGACGCGATGAACGATCCGCGCGCCTATATGATCGGCAAACGTTTGATCGAAGGCAGCAAGTCGCCGGACAAGGCGATCATTGCCGACCCAACCGCTGACCTGAAACCGCTGTTGAAATGA
- the rsmD gene encoding 16S rRNA (guanine(966)-N(2))-methyltransferase RsmD, with translation MRIIAGRFRGLSLANVGKGDAGAHLRPTTDRVRESLFSMLTGGRFGDPIQDAWVLDLFAGTGALGLEALSRGADHVTFVDDGRKSLSLIRENIAKCRCSDETTIIKRDATRLGGGQPHNLVFLDPPYGKGLGEKALTAAMQGGWVAPDALIVWEDNVAVTPPDGVELLDVRRYGDTTISICAFSAA, from the coding sequence ATGAGGATTATTGCCGGGCGTTTTCGCGGGTTGTCTCTGGCCAATGTCGGCAAAGGTGATGCCGGTGCGCATCTGCGGCCCACCACTGACCGTGTGCGCGAAAGCCTGTTCTCGATGCTGACCGGGGGGCGGTTTGGCGACCCAATTCAGGACGCGTGGGTTCTGGACCTGTTTGCGGGCACCGGCGCGCTGGGGCTGGAAGCCCTGTCGCGCGGTGCTGACCATGTGACGTTTGTCGATGATGGCCGCAAATCCCTGTCTCTGATCCGCGAGAACATTGCGAAATGTCGTTGTTCGGATGAAACCACCATTATCAAACGCGACGCGACACGGTTGGGAGGTGGCCAACCCCATAATCTTGTGTTTCTGGATCCACCCTATGGAAAAGGGCTGGGAGAAAAGGCTTTGACCGCCGCCATGCAAGGGGGCTGGGTTGCGCCAGATGCGCTGATCGTGTGGGAGGATAACGTGGCGGTCACGCCCCCGGACGGGGTCGAATTGCTTGATGTGCGACGATATGGGGACACGACAATCTCGATCTGTGCGTTTTCAGCAGCCTAA
- the map gene encoding type I methionyl aminopeptidase, whose product MDDTMRVTKEGIRLYDTSDFTGMHAAGRLAADILDRIAPMVKPGVTTAELDAAIEAMVDEAGAVSATIGYKGYKHASCISLNHVVCHGIPGSKTPKGKNEKSARRHDELIDGDILNVDVTVIVDGWYGDTSRMYKAGTIKPFAERLIQVTHDALMKGIEAVRPGNTFGDIGHAIQSHVESQRMSVVRDFCGHGLGQVFHAPPNVLHYGRPGMGPVLEEGMFFTIEPMVNLGRPETKILADDWTAITRDKSLSAQFEHSVGVTADGCDIFTLSPAGKFHPTWD is encoded by the coding sequence ATGGACGACACCATGCGCGTGACCAAAGAAGGCATTCGCCTATACGACACTTCCGATTTTACCGGGATGCATGCGGCAGGCCGTTTGGCCGCCGATATTCTTGACCGGATCGCGCCGATGGTAAAACCGGGCGTGACCACCGCCGAGCTTGACGCCGCGATTGAGGCTATGGTGGACGAGGCGGGCGCGGTTTCGGCAACGATTGGCTATAAGGGCTACAAACACGCGTCCTGCATTTCGCTGAACCATGTCGTCTGTCACGGTATCCCCGGATCGAAAACGCCCAAGGGCAAGAACGAAAAATCGGCTCGCAGACATGACGAACTGATTGACGGCGACATCCTGAATGTCGATGTGACGGTGATCGTGGACGGATGGTATGGCGACACCAGTCGAATGTATAAGGCTGGCACGATCAAACCCTTTGCCGAGCGTCTTATTCAAGTGACGCATGATGCGTTGATGAAAGGGATCGAGGCCGTGCGCCCCGGAAACACCTTCGGCGACATCGGGCACGCCATCCAGTCTCATGTGGAAAGCCAGCGCATGTCGGTGGTGCGCGACTTCTGCGGCCACGGTCTGGGGCAAGTGTTCCATGCCCCGCCGAACGTATTGCATTATGGGCGTCCCGGTATGGGTCCGGTGCTGGAAGAAGGCATGTTCTTCACCATTGAACCGATGGTCAATCTGGGCCGGCCGGAAACCAAGATCCTTGCGGATGACTGGACAGCGATCACCCGCGATAAATCGCTGTCTGCGCAGTTCGAACACTCGGTCGGTGTCACGGCAGATGGGTGCGATATCTTCACGTTGTCGCCTGCCGGAAAGTTCCACCCGACTTGGGATTAG
- the sfsA gene encoding DNA/RNA nuclease SfsA: MQFPSPLVPARLIRRYKRFLADCLLEDGREVVAHCANPGSMMGLADPGTKIWLEPNDDPKKKLKFGWRLVDHENGHMTGVDTSVPNRALRVALDTRSVAGLGDYHTVRPEVKYGDNSRIDFLLEGDDRLTYVEVKSVTLSRQPGLAEFPDSVTARGTKHLGELANMVAQGHRAVMLYLVQRTDCDRFDLARDIDPVYGAAFDAARAAGVETMALGTRISPEGIEIAGPLASLA; the protein is encoded by the coding sequence ATGCAATTTCCCAGCCCCCTTGTGCCCGCCAGACTCATTCGACGTTACAAACGTTTTTTGGCCGATTGCCTGCTGGAAGATGGTCGTGAAGTGGTTGCGCATTGTGCCAATCCCGGCTCGATGATGGGTCTGGCTGATCCGGGCACGAAAATCTGGCTGGAACCGAATGACGACCCCAAGAAGAAGCTGAAATTCGGCTGGCGGTTGGTGGACCATGAGAACGGGCATATGACGGGGGTCGATACGTCGGTGCCGAACCGCGCGCTGCGGGTGGCGCTGGACACGCGTTCGGTCGCGGGCTTGGGGGATTATCACACCGTCCGGCCCGAGGTGAAATATGGTGACAACAGCCGCATTGATTTTCTGTTGGAAGGCGATGATCGGCTGACCTATGTCGAGGTGAAATCCGTGACGCTGTCGCGCCAACCCGGTCTGGCCGAGTTTCCCGACAGCGTGACCGCCCGTGGCACCAAACATTTGGGCGAGTTGGCGAATATGGTTGCGCAGGGCCATCGCGCCGTGATGCTTTATCTGGTGCAGCGCACCGATTGTGATCGGTTTGATCTGGCACGCGATATTGACCCGGTCTATGGCGCGGCATTCGATGCAGCCCGCGCGGCTGGCGTTGAAACGATGGCTCTTGGCACGCGGATCAGCCCCGAGGGTATTGAAATTGCAGGCCCTCTGGCGTCTTTGGCCTGA
- a CDS encoding competence/damage-inducible protein A encodes MPNPTAAMLVIGDEILSGRTRDANMHYLAGKLTEHGIDLKEVRVVSDDAPAIETAVIALSKSYDHVFTSGGIGPTHDDITADCIARAFDDHIDIRDDARDLLAAHYARQGQEFNAARQRMARIPDHATLIDNPVSIAPGFTLENVHVMAGVPSVFKAMVDSVIPDLTGGAPLQSRSIRIERGEGEIAGPLGQLANKNADLSFGSYPFIQNGIFGANIVIRGTDPARLDAAVQTLSQLFSEDI; translated from the coding sequence ATGCCAAACCCGACAGCCGCCATGTTGGTGATCGGAGACGAGATTTTGTCAGGCCGGACAAGGGATGCAAACATGCATTACCTGGCGGGTAAACTGACCGAGCACGGCATTGACCTGAAAGAAGTGCGCGTCGTGTCCGACGACGCCCCGGCGATCGAGACAGCGGTAATAGCGCTTTCCAAAAGCTATGACCACGTCTTTACTTCGGGCGGGATCGGCCCCACCCATGACGACATCACCGCAGACTGCATCGCACGCGCTTTTGATGACCATATCGACATCCGCGACGATGCGCGTGACCTGTTGGCCGCCCATTACGCACGGCAGGGGCAGGAGTTCAACGCTGCACGCCAGCGCATGGCGCGCATCCCGGACCACGCGACGTTGATTGACAATCCAGTGTCGATCGCACCCGGCTTTACCCTGGAAAACGTGCATGTGATGGCGGGGGTTCCGTCCGTATTCAAGGCAATGGTCGATAGTGTTATACCCGACTTGACAGGGGGTGCGCCTCTGCAATCCCGTTCGATCCGGATCGAACGCGGGGAAGGCGAGATCGCCGGCCCGCTGGGGCAACTGGCGAACAAAAACGCGGACCTGAGTTTCGGATCATATCCATTCATTCAAAACGGTATTTTCGGCGCGAACATCGTGATCCGGGGCACAGATCCCGCCCGGCTTGATGCTGCCGTCCAAACCCTGTCCCAACTATTTTCGGAGGACATATGA
- a CDS encoding GNAT family N-acetyltransferase, which translates to MKHNLPSVDKVIEACEATWPPAETKRVGAWVIRDGAGGGKRVSAATENWPTTEADLPVAEKAMRELGMDPLFQIRHGDEHLDDMLEKHGYQIVDPVNFWVIEVDELTQNAPPPVSAFSIWPSLSIMDELWEAGGVGKERRAVMERANCPKTGLLARTDDAPSGVGFVGLHGEIAMVHALHVDKEMRRMGTGLNLLKQAAIWAKAQGAKYVALIVTQGNHAANPLYANIGMHLIGHYHYRTKPQ; encoded by the coding sequence ATGAAACACAATCTTCCCAGCGTTGACAAAGTTATTGAAGCTTGCGAAGCGACTTGGCCACCTGCAGAAACAAAACGCGTCGGCGCATGGGTCATCCGTGATGGCGCTGGTGGGGGCAAGCGTGTCTCGGCTGCGACGGAAAACTGGCCAACCACCGAAGCGGACCTGCCCGTCGCGGAAAAAGCCATGCGCGAGCTTGGGATGGATCCGTTGTTTCAAATCCGTCATGGCGATGAGCATCTGGACGATATGCTTGAAAAACACGGCTATCAGATTGTCGATCCGGTTAATTTCTGGGTGATCGAGGTTGACGAACTGACCCAGAATGCCCCGCCACCTGTCTCGGCCTTTTCCATCTGGCCGAGTCTGTCGATCATGGATGAACTGTGGGAAGCTGGTGGCGTTGGCAAAGAACGGCGTGCCGTGATGGAACGTGCCAACTGCCCCAAAACGGGTCTGCTGGCCCGCACCGACGATGCCCCGTCAGGTGTTGGATTTGTCGGTCTGCACGGAGAGATCGCGATGGTCCATGCCTTGCATGTAGACAAGGAAATGCGCCGGATGGGAACGGGTTTGAACCTGCTGAAGCAGGCAGCGATCTGGGCGAAGGCTCAAGGGGCAAAGTATGTTGCCCTGATCGTGACCCAAGGCAACCACGCGGCAAATCCTCTTTATGCCAATATTGGGATGCACTTGATCGGGCATTACCATTACCGCACCAAACCACAATAA
- a CDS encoding peroxidase-related enzyme (This protein belongs to a clade of uncharacterized proteins related to peroxidases such as the alkylhydroperoxidase AhpD.), producing the protein MPRKNNGVTALDLPMVDPLPEDIQKYFDICDEKLGLVPNVLKAYAFDMEKLRAFSAMYNELMLGDSGLSKLEREMIAVVVSSINRCWYCQVAHGAAVRALSGNPQQGEAMVMNWRMADLDDRQHAILGFAEKVAKASSEITEADRNALRQAGFSDRDIWDIAATVGFFSMSNRMASAVGMQPNVEYHAQNR; encoded by the coding sequence ATGCCGCGCAAAAACAATGGTGTGACGGCGCTTGACCTGCCGATGGTCGACCCGTTGCCCGAGGACATTCAGAAATACTTCGACATCTGCGACGAGAAACTTGGCCTCGTCCCGAATGTGCTGAAAGCCTATGCGTTCGACATGGAAAAATTGCGCGCGTTTTCGGCGATGTATAACGAATTGATGTTGGGCGACAGCGGGTTGTCAAAGCTGGAGCGCGAGATGATCGCCGTTGTCGTCAGCTCGATCAATCGCTGCTGGTATTGTCAGGTCGCCCATGGTGCCGCCGTGCGCGCCCTGTCCGGCAATCCACAACAGGGGGAAGCGATGGTCATGAACTGGCGCATGGCCGATCTGGACGACCGTCAGCATGCAATTCTGGGTTTTGCCGAGAAAGTTGCAAAGGCATCCTCCGAAATAACCGAGGCGGATCGCAACGCATTGCGGCAAGCCGGGTTCTCGGATCGGGACATCTGGGATATTGCAGCTACGGTCGGGTTTTTCTCGATGTCCAACCGCATGGCATCGGCTGTCGGGATGCAACCAAACGTCGAATATCACGCCCAGAATCGATGA
- a CDS encoding OmpA family protein, producing MTILSRFLWLATVLMFATGAAQPVQAFNLPAGAKLRAEERDDAGRATIATERFNGEAVPSIVAEGQIVRQAWKVDGTSQTSFQILLGLRDQLIQDGFDILFQCQSVSCGGYDFRFGVGHFKAPDMFVDLGDYHYLSARKEGQLTSVLVSRSKEAAFIEVLQLNPEDSAASKAPAISAQTAVRIPSSGPIGALLENNGRTVLDGLSFATGSSELTDGNVPVLNELATYLNRNPEREIILVGHTDAEGSLAGNVTLSRKRATAVMNSLIQQYEVNPAQLSAEGVGFLMPLTPNLTAEGREMNRRVEAVLISTD from the coding sequence ATGACGATCTTGTCCCGATTCCTTTGGCTGGCAACCGTGCTGATGTTTGCCACCGGTGCAGCGCAACCTGTCCAGGCGTTCAATCTGCCAGCCGGGGCGAAACTGCGCGCGGAAGAGCGCGACGACGCAGGTCGCGCCACCATTGCAACAGAGCGCTTCAATGGCGAGGCGGTGCCTTCCATCGTCGCCGAAGGTCAGATTGTTCGTCAGGCGTGGAAAGTGGATGGCACCAGCCAAACCAGCTTTCAGATCCTCCTCGGCCTGCGCGACCAGTTGATTCAGGATGGGTTCGACATATTGTTTCAGTGTCAGTCCGTGTCCTGCGGCGGCTATGATTTCCGCTTCGGCGTGGGTCATTTCAAAGCGCCTGACATGTTCGTAGACCTTGGCGATTATCATTATCTTAGCGCGCGCAAGGAGGGTCAGCTGACCAGTGTCCTGGTCAGTCGCTCGAAAGAGGCAGCTTTTATTGAAGTGTTGCAGCTCAACCCGGAAGACAGCGCGGCATCCAAGGCACCGGCGATCTCGGCTCAAACAGCTGTGCGCATCCCATCATCCGGACCCATTGGCGCGCTGTTGGAAAACAACGGACGCACCGTGCTTGACGGGCTAAGCTTCGCGACCGGGTCTTCTGAATTGACCGACGGCAACGTGCCTGTCCTGAACGAACTTGCGACCTATCTAAATCGGAACCCCGAGCGAGAGATCATTCTGGTGGGCCACACAGATGCAGAGGGCAGCCTTGCAGGCAATGTCACACTGTCACGCAAACGGGCAACCGCAGTGATGAACAGCCTGATCCAGCAATACGAGGTGAACCCCGCGCAATTATCTGCCGAGGGCGTTGGCTTTCTGATGCCGCTCACCCCCAACCTGACAGCAGAAGGTCGCGAGATGAACCGACGGGTAGAAGCGGTTTTGATCAGCACTGACTAG
- a CDS encoding LysR family transcriptional regulator, with the protein MDRLTEMEAFATVVDQGGFTDAAKKMGISKSAVSKHVSSLEARLGARLLNRTTRRVSPTEIGLAYYDRARRVLNDAGEADALVTSMQSAPSGILRISVATDFGVNHLSPVLGEFLHDFPDVHVNLDLANRYVELISEGFDMAIRVGELEDSSLRARKISTTTRRMVGSPEYFEQYGRPTRIDDLNEHKLLHYSNQSSGNVWKVPAPSGEVRQVRSAGWLSVNDGQSLLNAAISGLGIAYLPSFLYSDALEQGLVVDAIPDLPQDVQGIYAVYPPGRFTQPKVRAFIDFLVHAFADKGPDNW; encoded by the coding sequence ATGGATCGACTGACCGAAATGGAAGCCTTTGCCACCGTAGTGGACCAAGGCGGTTTCACGGATGCTGCCAAGAAGATGGGGATCTCGAAATCTGCGGTTTCCAAGCATGTCTCAAGTCTTGAGGCACGCCTCGGTGCCCGGCTTTTGAACCGCACGACACGGCGGGTCAGCCCGACGGAAATTGGCCTTGCCTATTACGATCGCGCGCGGCGCGTCTTGAATGATGCAGGCGAAGCGGATGCGCTCGTGACGTCCATGCAGTCGGCCCCGTCCGGTATCCTGCGCATTTCCGTAGCGACCGATTTTGGTGTTAATCACCTAAGCCCTGTGCTGGGAGAATTCTTACATGATTTCCCCGATGTGCATGTGAATCTGGATTTGGCCAACCGCTACGTTGAGTTGATTTCCGAGGGGTTCGATATGGCTATCCGTGTGGGCGAGTTGGAAGACAGCTCGCTTCGCGCCCGCAAAATCTCAACGACCACCCGCCGGATGGTTGGCAGCCCCGAATATTTCGAGCAGTATGGCCGCCCCACTCGCATCGACGACCTGAACGAACACAAACTCCTGCATTACTCGAACCAAAGTTCGGGCAATGTTTGGAAAGTTCCAGCCCCGTCAGGCGAGGTGCGGCAGGTCCGGTCTGCTGGCTGGCTGAGTGTGAATGACGGACAGTCGCTTCTGAATGCGGCCATTTCCGGTCTTGGAATCGCCTATTTGCCCAGTTTCCTTTATTCCGATGCGTTGGAGCAGGGGTTGGTCGTCGATGCGATCCCCGACTTGCCCCAGGATGTGCAGGGTATCTATGCCGTGTATCCTCCGGGCCGGTTCACTCAACCCAAAGTCCGCGCGTTTATCGATTTTCTGGTTCACGCCTTTGCCGATAAAGGGCCCGACAACTGGTAA
- a CDS encoding AEC family transporter produces the protein MVFLAVFAGLMPSFLLVGLGGVLRKRLSENAWQGLDRLNFEILFPALLFVAAASRPIDPEKLFIMAPVVWSILSVGLIMGWLVRGVGPDRFLDFAGTWQVCWRFNTALGLVAVELLTHGGAGEMAVAVGMGVPVANLFAVSALSRGGALGFGATVTRVVLNPFLLASLGGVVFGLMGWRLPTPIMVPIEMLARAAIPIALLSIGATMNWGALARLDRFSGAICAIKLVVLPVFALGVSLVLSLDPAIASVLIVFAALPTASAAHVLASAFGANRNLVATLIAQTTLLAAITLPIWISIAELTFSTR, from the coding sequence ATGGTTTTCTTAGCCGTCTTTGCAGGTCTTATGCCCAGCTTCCTTCTTGTGGGGTTGGGTGGAGTTCTCCGCAAGCGTCTGTCTGAAAACGCGTGGCAAGGTCTGGATCGGCTGAATTTCGAGATCCTGTTTCCCGCGCTTCTGTTCGTGGCGGCTGCCAGCCGCCCCATCGACCCGGAAAAGCTTTTCATCATGGCACCTGTTGTTTGGTCCATCCTGTCTGTTGGATTGATCATGGGTTGGCTTGTTCGCGGTGTCGGGCCAGACCGGTTTCTGGATTTCGCGGGCACGTGGCAGGTTTGCTGGCGGTTCAACACGGCCCTGGGTCTGGTCGCTGTCGAGCTTCTGACCCATGGCGGCGCAGGCGAGATGGCTGTGGCGGTCGGCATGGGCGTCCCTGTGGCAAATCTGTTTGCGGTGTCCGCCCTGTCGCGCGGCGGTGCGTTGGGCTTCGGGGCGACCGTGACCAGGGTGGTCCTGAACCCGTTTCTGCTGGCCAGCCTTGGCGGTGTCGTGTTTGGCTTGATGGGCTGGCGCTTACCCACCCCGATCATGGTCCCGATCGAGATGTTGGCGCGCGCAGCCATCCCCATCGCGCTTTTGTCGATTGGTGCGACCATGAACTGGGGTGCGTTGGCGCGGCTGGACCGGTTCAGCGGGGCGATCTGTGCGATAAAACTGGTGGTGCTGCCTGTATTTGCTTTGGGTGTCAGCCTGGTCCTGTCGCTGGATCCAGCCATTGCATCGGTGCTGATCGTGTTTGCAGCCCTTCCGACGGCCTCGGCGGCGCATGTATTGGCGTCGGCCTTCGGGGCAAACCGAAATCTGGTCGCGACCTTGATCGCCCAGACAACTTTGTTGGCTGCCATCACCCTGCCAATCTGGATCAGTATCGCAGAGCTAACCTTTTCAACACGATAG